In Anaerolineales bacterium, the following are encoded in one genomic region:
- a CDS encoding ATP-dependent Clp protease ATP-binding subunit, producing the protein MDRLTQRARRVLSLAHHEAERMRHNYIGTEHLLLGLIREEGGVAARVLRELGLEATRVEEIVERLTGAGQHESGGKIDLSPGTQQVLEFAFEEARRLGNHYVSTEHLLLGLVRYGEGIALNVLRKLGVSPEQIRRQTRRVLQESSAPRKATPPAERRSGTRREARAAKTPMIDQLATDLTTLAEEDKLDPVIGREMEIERVIQILARRTKNNPALIGEPGVGKTAIVEGLAQRINNGDVPAPLLGKRVLQLDVGSLVAGTMYRGQFEERLKKVIDELKASEAILFIDEAHMLVGAGAAGSSVDAANILKPALSRGELQVIGATTLEEYRKHIESDSALERRFQPVVVDEPSVDETIEILRGVRPAYEEHHRLRISDEALEAAAQLSARYVTERFLPDKAIDLIDESASRVRMYKSPAAQEAKSITEQLKDVRRKRLEAEDEGREEESETLRSQEGDLEGSLDALRTTWDRDNSPVVGTEDIAELISMWTGVPVMQIAQEESERLLHMEDELHKAIVGQEEAIDAISKAVRRARAGLKDPRRPIGSFIFLGPTGVGKSELTKALAKFLFGSEEALIQLDMSEFMERHSVSRLVGAPPGYVGYEDAGQLTEAIRRRPYSIVVFDEVEKAHPEAHNMLLQIMEEGHLSDARGRKVDFRNAIIVMTSNVGADMIMRRGDMGFQLKADEEVEEQIAYKDMRKKLTEALKRVFRPEFINRVDSVVIFRSLTKDNLRQIVNLEISKVAARLEEHQLTLEPSEAALDLLSELGYDREYGARPLKRVIQNRIEDPLSDALLGGDFKDGDIVVIDVEVGEEQPEVVLRKGKPSRKKKTPPAEAVASN; encoded by the coding sequence ATGGATCGCCTCACCCAACGAGCCCGGCGCGTGCTCAGCCTCGCACACCATGAGGCCGAGCGTATGCGTCACAACTACATCGGCACGGAACATTTGCTGCTGGGCCTGATCCGCGAAGAGGGCGGCGTGGCCGCCCGCGTCTTGCGCGAGCTGGGCCTGGAAGCCACCCGGGTCGAGGAGATTGTGGAGCGCCTGACCGGCGCCGGCCAACACGAAAGTGGCGGCAAAATTGACCTTTCCCCCGGCACGCAGCAAGTGCTGGAATTTGCTTTTGAAGAAGCCCGCCGTCTGGGCAACCACTACGTCAGCACCGAGCATCTGCTGCTGGGCCTGGTGCGCTACGGCGAGGGCATTGCCCTCAACGTGCTGCGCAAGCTGGGCGTCTCGCCGGAGCAGATCCGCCGCCAGACGCGCCGCGTGCTGCAGGAAAGCTCTGCACCGCGCAAGGCCACCCCGCCGGCCGAACGCCGCAGCGGCACCCGCCGTGAGGCGCGCGCCGCCAAGACCCCCATGATCGACCAACTGGCCACAGACCTGACCACCCTGGCCGAGGAAGACAAGCTGGACCCGGTCATCGGCCGGGAAATGGAAATCGAGCGCGTCATCCAAATTTTGGCGCGGCGCACCAAGAACAACCCGGCGCTGATCGGCGAGCCGGGCGTGGGCAAGACCGCCATCGTGGAAGGCCTGGCCCAGCGCATCAACAACGGCGACGTGCCCGCCCCGCTGCTGGGCAAGCGTGTGCTGCAGTTGGACGTCGGCTCGCTGGTGGCCGGTACCATGTACCGCGGCCAGTTCGAAGAGCGCCTCAAGAAGGTCATCGACGAGCTCAAGGCCTCCGAAGCCATCTTGTTCATTGACGAAGCGCACATGCTGGTGGGCGCCGGCGCGGCCGGCTCCAGCGTGGACGCCGCCAACATCCTCAAGCCGGCCCTGTCGCGCGGCGAGCTGCAGGTCATCGGCGCCACCACCCTGGAAGAGTACCGCAAGCACATCGAGAGCGACTCGGCGCTGGAGCGCCGCTTCCAACCCGTGGTGGTGGACGAACCCAGCGTGGACGAAACCATCGAGATCCTGCGCGGCGTGCGCCCAGCCTATGAAGAGCACCACCGCCTGCGCATTTCCGACGAAGCGCTGGAAGCTGCCGCACAGCTTTCCGCCCGCTATGTGACCGAGCGCTTCCTGCCGGACAAGGCCATCGACCTGATCGACGAATCCGCCTCGCGGGTGCGCATGTACAAGAGCCCCGCGGCGCAGGAAGCCAAGAGCATCACCGAACAGCTCAAGGATGTGCGCCGCAAGCGCCTGGAAGCCGAAGACGAAGGCCGCGAAGAAGAAAGCGAAACCCTGCGCAGCCAGGAAGGCGACCTGGAAGGCAGCCTGGACGCGCTGCGCACCACCTGGGACCGGGACAACAGCCCGGTGGTGGGCACGGAAGACATTGCTGAACTGATCTCCATGTGGACCGGCGTGCCGGTCATGCAGATCGCCCAGGAAGAGAGCGAACGCCTGCTGCACATGGAAGACGAACTGCACAAAGCCATTGTGGGCCAGGAAGAGGCGATTGACGCCATCTCCAAGGCCGTGCGCCGGGCCCGTGCCGGCCTCAAAGACCCGCGCCGCCCGATTGGCTCCTTCATCTTTCTCGGCCCCACCGGCGTAGGTAAGTCTGAGCTGACCAAGGCCCTGGCCAAGTTCCTCTTCGGCAGCGAAGAGGCCCTCATCCAGCTCGACATGTCCGAATTCATGGAACGCCACTCGGTCAGCCGCCTGGTGGGCGCCCCTCCAGGCTATGTGGGCTACGAGGACGCCGGCCAGCTGACCGAAGCCATCCGCCGCCGCCCGTACTCCATCGTCGTCTTCGACGAAGTGGAGAAGGCGCACCCCGAAGCGCACAACATGCTGCTGCAGATCATGGAAGAGGGCCACCTCTCCGATGCGCGCGGCCGCAAGGTCGACTTCCGCAATGCGATCATCGTGATGACCTCCAACGTAGGCGCCGACATGATCATGCGCCGCGGCGACATGGGCTTCCAGTTGAAAGCCGACGAAGAGGTGGAAGAGCAGATCGCCTACAAGGACATGCGCAAGAAGCTGACCGAAGCCTTGAAGCGCGTCTTCCGGCCTGAGTTCATCAACCGGGTCGATTCGGTGGTCATCTTCCGCTCGCTGACCAAAGACAACCTGCGCCAGATCGTCAATCTGGAGATCTCCAAGGTGGCCGCTCGTTTGGAAGAGCACCAACTGACCCTGGAGCCCAGCGAAGCGGCTCTGGACCTGCTCTCCGAACTGGGCTACGACCGTGAATACGGCGCCCGCCCGCTGAAGCGCGTGATCCAGAACCGTATCGAGGACCCGCTCTCCGATGCGCTGCTGGGCGGCGACTTCAAGGACGGCGACATCGTGGTGATCGACGTCGAAGTCGGCGAAGAGCAGCCGGAAGTTGTGCTGCGCAAAGGCAAGCCCAGCCGCAAGAAGAAGACCCCGCCGGCAGAAGCTGTAGCAAGCAACTAA
- the asnB gene encoding asparagine synthase (glutamine-hydrolyzing): protein MCGICGIAPGGERRPDGAQLRRLNTAIAHRGPDGEGYYEAPGVGLAMRRLAIIDVAGGDQPIFNEDKSLAIVFNGECYNYPALREKLEKQGHRFYTQTDTECIVHLYEEYGDECVQHLRGMFAFALWDAKRQRLLLARDRLGKKPLHYTVQGGQLYFASELQALLSVLPQQPDVDLQAIDDYLSLQYVPEPHTAYQGVHKLPAAHRMVWQNGQLSTEAYWQVDYEPKHTASQGELIEELRGLTRQAVQMRLISEVPLGAHLSGGIDSSIVVALMAEASSGPVKTFSVGFEETSFSELPYARAVAERYATDHHEFTLTFGDIPATLETLLGHFGEPFADPSALPLYHLARLTRQHVTVALNGDGGDESFAGYWRHWLDGYADQYLRLPSLVTRRLAPALAAALPDRAGGPVGSSLANGIKRLPQLTEIDRRASLLRWGSYFSPSHKAALWQPELAAHLHHKRAEQDMAALYAAAPAASRLDRTLYADLKSYLPGDLLVKADRMTMAQGLEGRSPLLDHELVAWAARLPAGYKLRGRQGKQLLRKAFGHLLPAEITSKRKQGFGIPVGAWLRGPLQGWLHETLLNPGSPLAGWLRREAMVELLAEHGAGKQDHGKRLWALACLALWARGNQI from the coding sequence ATGTGCGGCATCTGCGGCATTGCCCCGGGCGGCGAGCGGCGGCCAGACGGCGCCCAACTGCGCCGGCTGAACACGGCCATCGCCCACCGCGGCCCAGACGGCGAAGGCTATTACGAGGCGCCCGGCGTGGGCCTGGCCATGCGCCGCCTGGCGATCATCGATGTGGCGGGTGGTGACCAGCCCATCTTCAACGAGGACAAAAGCCTCGCCATCGTCTTCAATGGCGAGTGCTATAACTACCCGGCCTTGCGTGAGAAGTTGGAGAAGCAGGGCCACCGCTTTTACACCCAAACTGACACCGAATGCATCGTGCATTTATATGAAGAATACGGCGACGAGTGCGTGCAGCATCTGCGCGGCATGTTCGCCTTTGCCTTATGGGACGCCAAGCGCCAGCGCTTGCTGCTGGCCCGCGACCGCCTGGGCAAAAAGCCGCTGCACTACACCGTGCAGGGCGGGCAGCTGTATTTCGCCTCCGAACTGCAAGCCCTGCTGAGCGTGCTGCCCCAGCAGCCTGATGTTGATCTGCAGGCGATCGACGATTACCTCAGCCTGCAGTACGTGCCGGAGCCCCACACAGCCTACCAGGGCGTACACAAGCTGCCCGCCGCCCATCGCATGGTCTGGCAGAACGGCCAGCTGAGCACCGAAGCGTACTGGCAAGTGGACTACGAGCCCAAGCACACCGCCAGCCAAGGAGAATTGATCGAAGAGCTGCGCGGGCTGACGCGTCAGGCGGTGCAGATGCGCCTGATCAGCGAAGTGCCGCTGGGGGCGCACCTGAGCGGCGGGATCGACTCGAGCATCGTGGTGGCGCTGATGGCGGAGGCCAGTTCCGGCCCGGTCAAGACTTTCTCGGTGGGTTTCGAGGAGACTAGCTTCTCTGAGCTGCCTTACGCCCGCGCCGTGGCCGAACGCTACGCCACTGACCACCACGAGTTCACCCTGACCTTTGGCGACATCCCGGCCACGCTGGAAACCCTGCTGGGCCACTTCGGCGAGCCTTTCGCAGACCCCTCGGCTTTGCCGCTGTACCACTTGGCGCGGCTGACGCGCCAACACGTCACCGTGGCACTGAACGGCGACGGCGGCGACGAATCCTTTGCCGGCTACTGGCGGCACTGGCTGGACGGCTATGCCGACCAGTACCTGCGCCTGCCCAGCCTGGTCACCCGCCGGCTGGCGCCGGCCCTGGCGGCGGCTCTGCCAGACCGGGCGGGCGGCCCGGTCGGCAGCAGCCTGGCCAACGGCATCAAACGCCTGCCGCAGCTGACCGAGATCGACCGGCGCGCCTCTCTGCTGCGCTGGGGCTCGTATTTCTCGCCCAGCCATAAGGCCGCCTTGTGGCAGCCCGAGCTGGCGGCCCACTTGCATCACAAACGCGCCGAGCAGGACATGGCGGCCTTGTACGCCGCGGCGCCCGCCGCCAGCCGCCTGGACCGCACGCTGTACGCCGACCTGAAAAGCTATTTGCCCGGCGACCTGCTGGTCAAAGCCGACCGCATGACCATGGCCCAGGGCCTGGAAGGGCGCTCGCCCCTGCTGGACCACGAACTGGTGGCCTGGGCGGCCCGCCTGCCGGCCGGCTACAAGCTGCGCGGCCGCCAGGGCAAGCAGCTGCTGCGCAAAGCCTTCGGGCACCTGCTGCCCGCCGAGATCACCAGCAAGCGCAAGCAGGGCTTCGGCATCCCGGTGGGCGCCTGGCTGCGCGGCCCGCTGCAGGGCTGGCTGCACGAAACCCTATTGAACCCCGGCAGCCCGCTGGCCGGCTGGCTGCGCCGCGAGGCCATGGTGGAGCTGCTGGCCGAGCATGGCGCGGGCAAGCAGGACCACGGCAAGCGCCTGTGGGCGCTGGCCTGCCTGGCCTTGTGGGCGCGGGGGAATCAGATATAA
- a CDS encoding glycosyltransferase family 4 protein: MHILILNSEYPPIGAGAGNASAQLARQFAARGHQVSVLTARYGDLPRDETLEGVRIIRLPSLRRRQDRSTALEQAIFILSACLWGLSWARQLKPDVTLAFFGAPSGVAAWLWNHLLGLPYIVSLRGGDVPGFRPYDFGRQHRLLGPLLRRVWRRAAAVVANSQGLRQLAQAFDPAREIEIIPNGVDLAAFPAGRRTWQPLRMLFVGRVVYQKGLDLLLDALADFGEPGWRLTIGGDGPRLESLREQAAALGLAERVEFCGWLDRRQLAERLAAANLFVHPSRHEGMPNAVLEAMASGLPVLASRIAGNEELITPDCGVLVPSEDPLALKNALYALADAHLRQGMGAAARQRVQQHYTWPAVAEAYLQLLQAAQRAD; the protein is encoded by the coding sequence ATGCATATTCTGATCCTCAATAGCGAATACCCGCCGATCGGGGCCGGGGCCGGAAACGCCAGCGCCCAATTGGCGCGCCAGTTCGCGGCGCGCGGCCACCAGGTCAGCGTGTTAACGGCGCGCTATGGCGACCTGCCGCGCGACGAAACGCTGGAAGGCGTGCGCATCATCCGCCTGCCCAGTCTGCGCCGCCGCCAAGATCGCTCTACGGCCCTGGAGCAAGCCATTTTCATCCTCTCGGCCTGCTTGTGGGGCTTGTCCTGGGCGCGGCAGCTGAAGCCGGACGTAACTCTGGCCTTCTTCGGCGCGCCCAGCGGCGTGGCCGCCTGGCTGTGGAACCATCTGCTGGGGTTGCCCTATATTGTCAGCCTGCGCGGTGGCGATGTGCCCGGCTTTCGGCCCTACGACTTCGGCCGCCAGCACCGCCTGCTGGGGCCGCTGCTGCGCCGCGTTTGGCGGCGGGCGGCGGCGGTGGTGGCCAACAGCCAAGGCCTGCGCCAATTGGCGCAGGCCTTTGACCCAGCGCGCGAGATCGAAATCATCCCCAACGGCGTGGACCTGGCCGCCTTTCCGGCCGGGAGGCGCACCTGGCAGCCTTTGCGCATGCTCTTCGTGGGCCGGGTGGTTTACCAGAAAGGGCTGGACCTGCTGCTGGACGCCCTGGCGGATTTTGGCGAGCCGGGTTGGAGGCTGACCATCGGCGGGGACGGGCCGCGGCTGGAAAGCCTGCGAGAGCAGGCCGCCGCACTGGGCCTGGCCGAACGGGTAGAATTTTGCGGTTGGCTGGACCGCCGGCAGTTGGCCGAAAGGCTGGCGGCGGCCAACCTGTTCGTACACCCTTCCCGCCATGAAGGCATGCCCAATGCTGTGCTGGAAGCGATGGCCAGCGGCCTGCCGGTGCTGGCCAGCCGGATTGCCGGCAACGAAGAGCTGATCACCCCGGACTGTGGAGTGCTTGTGCCCAGCGAAGATCCGCTTGCCTTGAAAAACGCCCTGTACGCCCTGGCAGATGCCCACCTGCGCCAGGGTATGGGCGCGGCCGCCCGCCAGCGCGTCCAGCAGCACTACACCTGGCCGGCTGTGGCCGAAGCCTACTTGCAGCTGCTGCAGGCCGCCCAGAGGGCTGACTGA
- a CDS encoding alpha/beta hydrolase: MPFIELDDVKLYYEEHGKGEPIVFTHGNSMYHGQWEPQVAELSKKYRVILWDVRGHGNSSLPPGEVDPESFSRDLIALLDGLKIKSAVLCGLSMGGHISLQAAVRYPERVRGLVLIGTPFSNNYHWYDKWLVAMNLFSVRLLPYETTAKWTAQAVNIKHRDIVEKGFASMTHDEFLRQWAGNLRLETKHDLHKVGCPTVILHGDKDVFVARQQAALTEGIAGAQYYSIPNAGHLTNLDNPEAVNQHIDDFMQSLAAK, from the coding sequence ATGCCCTTTATTGAACTGGACGACGTAAAGCTGTACTACGAAGAGCACGGCAAAGGCGAGCCGATCGTCTTCACCCACGGCAATTCGATGTACCACGGGCAGTGGGAACCGCAGGTGGCCGAGCTTTCCAAGAAGTACCGTGTCATCCTCTGGGATGTGCGCGGCCACGGGAACAGCAGCCTGCCGCCCGGCGAGGTAGACCCTGAATCCTTCAGCCGCGACCTCATCGCTCTGCTCGATGGGCTGAAGATCAAGTCCGCCGTGCTCTGCGGGCTGTCGATGGGCGGGCACATCTCACTGCAGGCCGCGGTGCGCTACCCCGAGCGGGTGCGCGGCCTGGTGCTCATCGGCACGCCCTTCTCCAACAACTACCACTGGTACGACAAATGGCTGGTGGCCATGAATCTGTTCAGCGTGCGCCTGCTGCCCTACGAGACCACCGCCAAATGGACCGCCCAGGCGGTCAACATCAAACACCGCGACATCGTGGAAAAGGGCTTCGCTTCCATGACCCACGACGAATTCCTGCGCCAGTGGGCGGGCAATCTGCGCCTGGAAACCAAGCACGACTTGCACAAAGTGGGGTGCCCTACCGTGATCCTGCATGGCGACAAAGACGTCTTCGTGGCCCGCCAACAGGCGGCGTTGACCGAAGGCATCGCCGGCGCGCAGTACTACTCCATCCCCAACGCCGGCCACCTGACCAACCTGGACAACCCCGAGGCGGTCAACCAACACATCGACGATTTCATGCAAAGCCTGGCTGCCAAATAG
- a CDS encoding S1 RNA-binding domain-containing protein, producing MEQNQIPQEGEEAIANDSKAASPTNELTMEQLLQQGDLNWDLPKSGDVVTGVIASVNNDEIMVSIGAKSEGVIPSREVQQLGAEEREKLKVGDEIQVYVVSADLSRGAMQLSYTRSMEDDDWVQAEELLKSKETYEGDVIGHNKGGLIVRVGRLRGFVPASQISQVRRMRYKGDTPEQRWGDMVGESLVGRVIEVDRERRRLILSERAAAQETREALKDRLLSEIKVGDTRKGRVTSIADFGAFVNINGADGLVHLSELSWERVDHPNKLLKVGDEVEVKVINIDQERKRIGLSMRQLQSDPWDKHVDGYKVGQLVQGTITRLVKFGAFARLDEYVEGLIHISELSEDRVEHPKEVVKEGDQVTLRVIRIETDNRRIGLSLRKVNSAQFSDQDYEAALAEAGLDADAGSPVAEAAPEAVTEVEAATDEAPAEEPAAEAPIEDTPAEAPAEETPAEAPTEEAEETAQEADGDDAE from the coding sequence ATGGAGCAAAATCAGATCCCCCAGGAGGGGGAAGAAGCCATTGCGAATGACAGCAAGGCTGCAAGCCCGACAAATGAACTGACCATGGAGCAATTATTGCAGCAGGGGGACCTGAACTGGGACCTGCCCAAGTCTGGTGATGTGGTCACTGGCGTGATCGCCAGCGTAAATAACGATGAAATTATGGTCAGCATTGGGGCCAAGTCGGAGGGCGTAATCCCCTCGCGGGAAGTCCAACAACTCGGTGCAGAAGAGCGCGAGAAGCTGAAAGTCGGCGATGAGATCCAAGTCTATGTGGTCAGCGCCGACCTGAGCCGCGGCGCCATGCAGCTTTCTTACACGCGTTCAATGGAAGACGACGACTGGGTGCAAGCTGAAGAGCTGCTCAAGTCGAAGGAAACTTATGAAGGCGACGTGATCGGCCACAACAAGGGCGGCCTGATCGTGCGCGTCGGCCGCCTGCGCGGCTTTGTGCCTGCCTCGCAGATCAGCCAGGTGCGCCGCATGCGCTACAAGGGCGACACGCCCGAACAGCGCTGGGGCGACATGGTGGGTGAATCGCTGGTGGGCCGCGTGATCGAAGTGGACCGTGAGCGCCGCCGCCTGATCCTTTCGGAGCGCGCCGCCGCTCAGGAAACGCGTGAAGCCCTCAAGGACCGCCTGCTCTCCGAGATCAAGGTGGGCGACACCCGCAAGGGTCGCGTCACCAGCATTGCAGATTTCGGCGCCTTTGTGAACATCAACGGCGCTGACGGCCTGGTGCATCTCTCTGAATTGTCCTGGGAACGCGTGGACCACCCCAACAAGCTGCTCAAGGTGGGCGACGAGGTCGAGGTCAAAGTGATCAACATTGACCAGGAGCGCAAGCGCATTGGTTTGTCCATGCGTCAGCTGCAGTCCGACCCCTGGGACAAGCACGTGGACGGCTACAAAGTGGGCCAGTTGGTGCAGGGCACCATCACCCGCCTGGTGAAGTTTGGCGCCTTTGCCCGTCTGGATGAATATGTGGAAGGTCTGATCCACATCTCCGAATTGAGCGAAGACCGCGTGGAGCACCCCAAAGAGGTCGTCAAAGAAGGCGACCAGGTCACCCTGCGTGTCATTCGCATCGAGACCGACAACCGCCGCATCGGCCTCTCGCTGCGCAAGGTGAACTCCGCCCAGTTCAGCGACCAGGACTATGAAGCCGCCCTGGCCGAAGCCGGCCTGGACGCTGACGCAGGCAGCCCGGTGGCCGAAGCCGCGCCTGAGGCCGTAACCGAAGTGGAAGCAGCCACAGACGAAGCTCCTGCGGAGGAACCGGCGGCTGAAGCGCCGATCGAAGACACACCAGCGGAAGCCCCTGCGGAAGAGACACCCGCCGAGGCGCCCACTGAAGAAGCCGAAGAAACGGCGCAAGAAGCGGACGGCGACGACGCTGAGTAA
- a CDS encoding VWA domain-containing protein gives MTRRQSGRRSRTHTERKRGRYIQARPAGNDLSDIAFDATFRAAAPHQQAREEQRKQMAFAIQRQDLQRKVRVKRAANLVVFVVDASWSMAVSERMAATKGAILSLLTDAYQRRDRVGLIVFQKDRANLILPPTNSVQLAQRALADIPVGGKTPLSAGLALAYEVISREKRLHPDVMPLMILLTDGAGNVSIGPGDPKKEAQHLAEQIANDEIRSVVVNMEHAAFDQGLADQLAEHLKAPCYTLGELRAENLYQTVREQMGR, from the coding sequence ATGACCCGCCGCCAGAGCGGTCGGCGTTCGCGCACCCACACGGAGCGCAAGCGCGGCCGCTACATCCAGGCGCGCCCGGCCGGCAACGACCTGAGCGACATCGCCTTCGACGCCACCTTCCGCGCCGCCGCCCCGCACCAGCAGGCCCGCGAGGAGCAGCGCAAGCAGATGGCTTTCGCCATCCAGCGCCAGGACCTGCAGCGCAAAGTGCGCGTCAAACGCGCCGCCAACCTGGTGGTCTTCGTGGTGGATGCTTCCTGGTCCATGGCCGTGTCTGAACGCATGGCGGCCACCAAAGGCGCGATCCTCTCGCTGCTGACCGACGCTTACCAGCGCCGTGACCGGGTGGGGCTGATCGTCTTCCAGAAAGACCGCGCCAACCTGATCCTGCCGCCGACCAACTCGGTACAGCTGGCGCAGCGCGCCCTGGCTGACATCCCGGTGGGCGGCAAGACGCCGCTGTCGGCCGGCCTGGCGCTGGCCTACGAAGTCATCTCGCGCGAAAAACGCCTGCATCCTGACGTGATGCCGCTGATGATCCTGCTGACGGACGGCGCCGGCAATGTCTCGATTGGCCCGGGCGATCCCAAAAAAGAAGCGCAGCACCTGGCGGAACAGATCGCCAATGATGAGATCCGCAGCGTGGTGGTCAATATGGAGCACGCCGCCTTTGACCAGGGCCTGGCCGACCAGCTGGCCGAGCATCTCAAAGCGCCCTGCTATACCCTGGGCGAGCTGCGCGCCGAGAACCTGTACCAAACCGTGCGCGAGCAGATGGGCCGCTAA
- a CDS encoding ATP-binding protein, with protein MRMIYPFTAIVGQERLKRSLILNAVDLRIGGVLIRGERGTAKSTAARALAALLPEIDVFADSPFNDDPHNPESWSDWVKERKAAGEELRVAKRKIGFIDLPVSATEDRVVGTLDIERAIQKGERRFEPGVLAAANRGLLYIDEVNLLDDHVVDLLLDSAAMGVNTVEREGISFVHPARFILIGTMNPEEGDLRPQLLDRFALSVEMQGIRDARQRVEIMQRNLAFEGKPEAFYKQWEPKEQQLAERILAARNLVDSVDYSSRDLISIAALTSSLQVDGHRADLVILKTARAQAAFDSRKAISDLDIAIAAELALPHRIKRGPFYQAEMTVTELQERIAEVQKDAANQAEMDAEGEESETEEQTQDQKKN; from the coding sequence ATGCGAATGATTTACCCCTTTACCGCGATTGTCGGCCAGGAGCGCCTGAAGCGCTCCTTGATCTTGAATGCCGTGGATCTGCGCATCGGCGGCGTGCTGATCCGCGGCGAACGCGGCACGGCCAAGTCCACCGCGGCGCGTGCCCTGGCCGCCCTGCTGCCGGAGATCGACGTCTTCGCCGACTCGCCTTTCAACGACGACCCCCACAACCCGGAATCCTGGTCTGACTGGGTCAAGGAGCGCAAGGCCGCCGGCGAAGAACTGCGCGTGGCCAAACGCAAGATCGGCTTCATCGACCTGCCGGTCAGCGCCACCGAAGACCGCGTGGTGGGCACCCTGGATATCGAACGCGCCATCCAAAAAGGCGAGCGCCGCTTTGAACCCGGCGTGCTGGCCGCCGCCAACCGCGGCCTGCTCTACATCGACGAAGTCAACCTGCTGGACGACCACGTGGTCGACCTGCTGCTGGACTCGGCGGCGATGGGCGTGAACACGGTGGAACGCGAGGGCATTTCCTTCGTGCACCCGGCGCGCTTCATCCTGATCGGCACGATGAACCCGGAGGAAGGCGACCTGCGCCCGCAGCTGCTGGACCGCTTTGCCCTCTCCGTGGAAATGCAGGGCATCCGGGATGCGCGCCAGCGCGTGGAGATCATGCAGCGCAACCTGGCCTTTGAAGGCAAACCGGAAGCCTTTTACAAGCAGTGGGAACCCAAAGAACAACAGCTCGCCGAGCGCATCCTGGCCGCCCGCAACCTGGTGGACAGCGTAGATTACAGCTCGCGCGACCTGATCTCGATCGCGGCTCTGACCTCCTCCCTGCAGGTGGACGGCCACCGCGCCGACCTGGTGATCCTCAAGACCGCCCGCGCTCAGGCCGCCTTCGACAGCCGCAAGGCGATCAGCGATCTGGACATTGCCATCGCCGCCGAGCTGGCCCTGCCGCACCGCATCAAGCGCGGGCCCTTCTACCAGGCTGAAATGACCGTCACTGAACTGCAGGAACGCATTGCGGAAGTGCAGAAGGACGCCGCCAACCAGGCCGAGATGGACGCTGAAGGCGAAGAGTCTGAGACTGAAGAGCAGACCCAAGACCAAAAAAAAAACTAG